A section of the Pedobacter sp. HDW13 genome encodes:
- a CDS encoding RNA polymerase sigma-70 factor has translation MKVAKPDFLVLWTRICLEDDIKSFEALYRHLYNSLHKLALYYVRDQEAAEDIIAEIFVKCWENRKASTHVQQPENYFFVAVRNQSLKYLKKNSGNTFIDLAENEAHHPVETYTPESLLERKELHQKLDSAIETLPAQAKLVFRLIKENGLKYKEVADILEISPRTVQTQLFRAIAKLRLVLKSEKPTGFNAEIGEKLISVVILLGMITFLNML, from the coding sequence TTGTTTTATGGACCAGGATTTGTCTCGAGGATGATATTAAATCTTTCGAAGCGCTCTACCGCCATCTGTATAACAGTCTGCATAAACTCGCGCTTTATTACGTGCGCGATCAGGAAGCTGCCGAAGACATTATAGCCGAAATTTTTGTGAAATGCTGGGAGAACAGAAAGGCAAGTACCCATGTACAGCAGCCCGAAAACTATTTCTTTGTAGCCGTTAGAAACCAATCGTTAAAATACCTCAAAAAAAACTCGGGGAACACTTTTATCGATCTGGCCGAAAATGAGGCACACCATCCCGTCGAAACCTATACACCTGAAAGTTTATTGGAGCGAAAAGAACTGCACCAAAAACTCGATAGCGCCATAGAAACACTGCCCGCACAGGCTAAACTGGTATTCAGGTTAATTAAAGAAAACGGTTTGAAGTATAAAGAAGTGGCCGATATTCTGGAGATTAGTCCGCGAACGGTACAAACCCAGCTGTTTAGGGCCATAGCCAAACTCAGGCTGGTTTTAAAAAGCGAAAAGCCAACTGGTTTCAATGCCGAAATAGGCGAAAAGCTCATTAGCGTAGTTATCTTATTGGGAATGATCACTTTTTTAAATATGTTGTAG